The sequence below is a genomic window from Streptosporangium lutulentum.
TCCACGGTCAGCCCACGCTGGCCAGCCTCCTTGGCGGCCTGTTCATAAACGCGGACAAACACTTTGTACGGCAGCAGATTACGGGCGCGAACGAGCTGCTTCAGGCAAGTCTCCTCGACCTGTTCCATCGCGGGTCAGCCCTTCACCGTGGGTCCTGTCGATCGCAGAGTAAGCGGCAACGCCCAACCATGGAAGCCGCGCGCGCCCTACATGCCACAAATGTCCCACCCGCGTCACATAGATGTCCCGCACATGTCCCAACTGGACTCCAGAAGGCACCATCGAGGCCCTCCCAAAGTCACCGAGTGGACCTTCATGCTCAACCCACTCGCCCCACTTCCAAGTGTTTGAGGGTTCCCATGAGACCTTGTGAACAGTCTCCTGTCGTCAGTCGTGCTGAAGCTTTAGACATCGAGCATGCAGCCGAAGAGGATGAAGGAAAAGGGATAAGCGAAGCCAGAGTGGAAGAATTCAACAGAGCGCTGGCCAATGTGCAGCGGCTGTTGAAGGACGCAGGAATTCACTCCTACTCCGTTCGCACCGTCGGCCTGAAATTGCTGGGCAGCGGCGGACCATACCCCATAGGGCACATTCGGTGGCACGTTCCTGAGCTGTTCGTCCGCAGCGACGCCGGATGGTTGATCGCCACGGTGACCATGGGGACGCGCTCCGGCTGCTACCTGGTTTCCGTCCCAGGCGGTACCGGCCTGCAGACAGCGCGGGAGCCGGAACAGGTCGCGCACCTGATCCTCACACCTCCACCGGGCGGCACGTCATGACTGCGGCTGTGGCGACACAGCTCCGCGCCCCCGCCGTCGTAGCCCATGAAGGCGAAGCAGTTCCGCAGCACGTGATCTTCGCGGCGGGTCCCAATGGGCCACGGCTCCGGCATGCGCGACCTCGTCCAGGCGACTGGGGCCATGGGTTCCTGCGCGCCCGGCAGAAGACCAACAAGCGCGGACGCCCCATCTTCCCGGCGGTCCACACCCGCCGACAGTGGCAGTACATCGACCTCGGGCTCTGCCAGATATGCACCAGGCCGGCCCGCGACCCCGAGTCCGGCCGGTGGTGGTGGCTACTCTCCGACGACGGCCAGTCATCTGCTCAGGGATACACCAACGCGCCGCCCACCTGCCGGAGCTGCATCCCCGAGGCGATCACCCAGTGCCCGCACCTTCGCAAGGCCGCGGCCGTCTACACCGTGGGCAGCTTCGAGCCGTACGGCGTCATCGCGAACCTGTATCGACCTCTTGGGGAGCTGGCCATCCCCGTGATGGAGGGAGTCGAGCTGGCCCTGGCCAACCCCCTTCGTGGGCAGGCGTTGGCCACTCAGCTCCTCGTGCGCCTCCACGAACTCCAGCCCGAGCCACTTCCGGCTGGCTAAGACTCCGGCAGGGGCACAGACGGCCGCCCGTCTGTTTCCGGCTCTCAACTCCGAGCCCCTGTCGGCCACTACCCCCGGTAGGGCCAGCCTTCCCCGGCCGGTCCCCCCACGGACCGAGCCCTACCGGGGCACCACCCCCCCAGTCACAACTTTCCGGGAAGGAAAAATCATGACGTCACGACACGTCCTGATCACCGGAGGCGCCGGATTCATCGGCACCCACCTATGCGCGGTGCTGCTCGATCGAGGTGACCGCGTCACCGCGCTCGACGACCTGTCGGCCGGCCGCCTGCCCGCAGTCGATGACCTGCTCACGGTCGACGGGTTCACGCTGCTGCGCCACGACGTCACCGAGCCGTTCCTGGTGTCCGACCGCGTGGATGCCGTCGTGCACATGGCCACGCCCAACGGGCCGGACGCGATCCGGAAGCGCCCCATCGACACGCTCCGCGCGAACTCGGTCGGCGCGATCAACGCGCTGGAGGTGGCCAGACACCACGGCGCGCGGTTCGTGCTGGTCTCCACCGGAGACGTCTACGGCGACCCGCTCGTGCATCCCCAGCACGAGACCTACCGAGGCAACGTCGACCCCGGAGGGCCGTTCTCGGCCTACACCGAGGGAAAGCGGTTCGCCGAGGCCGCCGTGACCGCTTATGTGAGCCAGCACGGGCTGAACGCCGGAGTGGTTCGCCCGGCCAACATCTACGGCCCCGGCATGGGCGCTACTCCGGGAGTGGTCGGCACCTTCATCACCAAGGCCCTGGCCGGGCAGACGCTGAAGCTGCAAGGCGGCACACAAACCCGGACGTTCTGCTACGTCGACGACTTCGTCAGCGGGCTGGTCGCGATGATCGACACCACCGAGATCGGCCCCATCAACCTCGGCACGACCGAGGAAATCAGCATCGCCGAGCTGGCCGAACTGATCGTTAAGACGGTCGGCACCGGCGCCATCGAGATCACCCCGGGGCGCGACCAAGACTCCGCTCGACGCTGCCCGGACATCACCCGCGCAGACGAACTCCTGGGCTGGAAACCGCAGATGCCGCTGGCCGAGGGCATCGAGCGCACCGTCGCCTGGGCCCGCGCCGCGCACACCGGCTGACTCCGTATGCCTACCATCGTGATCCCGGCCGGCTGGCGCACCGCCTCCGGGATCAAACCCGAGGAACTGCAATGCGCCGCGCAGACCGTGGGCCAAGCCGTCGACTGGCTCGTGGAAACCTGGCCCGAGCTCCGCCCACGGGTCCTCAGCGACTCGGGCAGACTCGCGAGCTGGATCAACGTCTACGTCGACGAGGCCGACATTCGCGGCCTGGATGGGCTGGACACCCCGGCTTCGCCCAACAGCGAGATCATGTTTCTACCAGCGATGGCAGGGGGCTGACATGACCTCCTACAACCCGCCGCCGGGCATGGTGGCCATCCCCGCCGGGAAGGTGCTCATCGGAGCACCAGCGGAGCACCTGGACTGGCTGGTCGATGCTCAGTCCTACCCGCGCCCGTGGTTCGCCGACGAAACCCCGCAGCATCTTCAGGACGTGCGGTCGTTCCTCCTGGATCGCCACCCCGTCACCAACGCCGCGTTCGCCCAGTTCGTCCAAGCCAGCGGGTATCTCACCGCAGCCGAGCACCGCGGCTTCGGCCTGGTGTACGGCGGCGGCTACTGGGAGGAACGCGCTGGCGCGAGCTGGCGCCACCCGACCGGCCCCGCCAGCGACCTCACCGGCCGCTGGCAGCACCCGGTGATCCACGTCGCGCGCCGCGACGCCGAGGCGTACTGCGCGTGGGCAGGCAAACGCCTGCCCACCGAGACCGAATGGGAGTACGCGGCGCACGGCCCCCACTGGCGGCCCTGGCCCTGGGGCGAGGTATTCGACGCCTCGCGCGTCAACTGCGCTGAGCACTGGGCTGGCCGGCCGATCGCCGACCTGGACGACTGGCGGCGGTGGTGGAAGGACTACCGCGACCGCCACGGTGAACAACCAGGCACCACCCCCGTGGGGGCCTTCTCCCCCGGTGGCGACTCACCGTTCGGTATCTCCGACATGGCTGGAAACGTCGCCGAGTGGACCGCCAGCACCTACCAGCCGTACGCGGCCGGGGTGGACTGCGATCCGATCCTGCAGCGCGCCCACGGGCGCTCTACCACTGTCCGAGGAGGCGGGTGGATGCACCTGCGGTTCCAGATCCGCACCACTGAGCGCATCGCGGGCGATGCCGCCTACAGCACCTGGTCGGGCGGTTTCCGCTGCGCCGCTGACCTGCCCACCATCTGATCCGATTCCCTCTGCTGTCCCCTTCGATCACTCTAGGCTGCCATCCATGCATGTAATCGTCACCGGCGGTGCCGGGTTCATCGGCTCCCATATCGTCGACGCCCTCATCGAGCGCGGCGACACCGTCACCGTCGTAGACAACCTGTCCAGCGGGCGCATCGCCCGGCTGCCCGCAGACGTCGACCTGCGGCAGGTGGACATCACCGACCCCGACGCGATCACGTCCGTGGTCGCTGACACCCGACCCGAGGTGATCGTCCACCTGGCTGCGCAGATCGACGTCCGCACGTCGGTGACCGACCCGGCCCACGACGCCGCCGTGAACATCGGCGGCACCATCAACCTGCTGGAAGCTGCCCGCGGGGTCGGCGCCAAGCTGGTCTACGCCTCCACCGGAGGCGCCCTGTACGGCCAGCACGCACCCCTGCCGACGCCCGAGCACACCCTGCCGGAACCCGAGGCCCCTTACGGAACCGCGAAACATTGCGCCGAGCAGTACCTCGGCCTGTTCAACCGCCTGTACGGCACCCAGCATGCCGCGCTGCGGATGGGCAACATCTACGGTCCCCGACAGGACCCCGGAGGCGAAGCCGGCGTCATCGGCATTTTCTGCGGACGCATCGTCGCCACCGAGCCACCCACGATATTCGGGGACGGCAAGGCGACCCGCGACTACGTGTATGTGGCCGACGCGGTCGAGGCATTTCTCGCCGCGGCGGACAGCGAGCGTGGCGGGGTGTGGAACATCGGCACCGGCCGCGAGACGAGCGTCCTGGAGCTGGTCGAGCACGTCTGCCGCAGCGCCGGGTACGACATCGCGCCTGTTTTCGCTCCCGCGCGGGCCGGAGAACTGCAGCACAGCGCCCTGGACGTCGCAGCCGCCGAGCGGGATCTCGGCTGGAAAGCTACGATGCCGATCAAGGACGGGATTCCTCGCGTGTACGAGTGGGTTGCCAATGGGCAGCCCGATCGAGCACGCCGATAAATCAGCGTCTCAGGACGCGTAACGAAGGCCCCCGGCACTCCAGTCGAGGGCCTTCGCTATGTCCTATATGCGGCCGAAACCGTCATCTCTGCCATCGCGTCAGCGGGAAGAGCAGGGACTGGCCAGGAGGGATCCGCCCGCCAGTTGGGCCAGTCGGCCCCGAATACCCCGCGGCGGTCCTCGATCATCGCTACTACCTCATCGCGGGCTTCCTGCACGCCGTGGTGTTCGGCGTCGGTGATGATGCCCATCCTCCTGCTCTGTTCGTATTCGTCCTCGTCCTTCCACTCCCACTGCGACAGGTCGGGGTCCGCGACCAGATCGAGGGCCAGGTCGAACGTGTCGATTCCCTCGGGAGTGCGCTCGTAGGGACGCTGGAAGTTGACGTACCAGCGGTTCAGGCTGTGATCCGGGCTGAAGTACAAGTTGACGCTGAAGAACGCGTCCCGGCCGGTGATCGCAAGCCAGATGGTGTCTCGCCACGTCCAGTGGCCCAGCTCCCACCGCCGCGCGGCGTAAGCGCGTAGCGCCTCATCACGTGCTGCGGGATTACGGGTTTGCAGCCAGTCGATCCACGTGGTGGGCACGAGGCTCTGGATGCCGGGCCAGCAGGCCAAGGCGATTTCGTCGCCTGTGTCATGGATGACCCGGTGGGGCGCGGCCGTCAACACTCTGCCGCCGTAGGTCTCGCGCCGGATCGCTGTGGTGCCGCTGGAAAACAGGGCGGTTGTGGAGATCGTCATGGGCGCATGGTGCCACGGAGGTAGGCGCTACCAGATTCTAAAGAGCACGGGCTTTCGGAGCTTGGTAAAGCTTTTGACCTGTGGTGATGTCGTAAATGAGACCCAAAAATCCGCAGATAACGGCCCGATGCTCCCGAAGCTTCGGCTAATTGTGTGGGCCGTGAGTTGTTGATGTGCAGTGACACGAAGAAAGGCCCCGCCAGCTTGCTGGGGCCTTTCGCGGCGCGTCTAGGGCAGTTGCGTGGCGGTGTCGAGAAACGTGCGGCCTTAGGTCAGGGGGCCGATCTGGTGCCAGGGGTCACTCGTCTGGACCATCGAGCCTGTTCTTGAGCCGCTCGCGCTTGGACACTGCCCTCTGTGCCGTTTCTTCATTGACCATCGCTTCCCACAACTTGTCATCCCCGAACAGCATGTCTTGACCGATCGCCCACTTCGTCGCGTTCCCAGTCCAGGCGGTGTTATAGATGACGAAACGATCCCCTACTGCTGTGATCGCGATATTGTCCACGCCAAGCGTGTTAAGAGTGGCCATAAAATGCTGGAAGTCGTGCCCGGCGTTCACCAGGTAGGGTTCACCGCCTTCAACCATGCGGAGAAGGGCGACGCGCTGCTCCTGAGACATGGTGCTGATCAGTTTGCGAGCCATCCTCGACAGATTGAGCTGGTTTGACAGCAACCGTTCGATGAAGCTGAATTCATGAAACTCCGACTGCTTCTGGACTGATCCGGCCTGCTCGATAGTCGATTCGCTGACGTGGGTACGCAGGTATTTTCCGGCGTGGAACAGGAACGACTTCACGTTCATCAGGTGGAAGGTCTGTCCGGTCCTGGCGAGCATCTCATTGACCAGTTCGATCCGAGGGCCTCGCGTGTAGCTGCCCTCCTTCCGGACCCAGTCCTCCTTATTCTCGTTAGTGACGAGCAACACAGGCAGGCCGCGCCGTTCGGCCTCTATGAGGGTCTGCTCCCACATGAAGTAGTCCCCGAGGGCGCCCTCCACACCCTTGTCCCGGACGTCGCTGTAGCCGGGCGGAATCTTGTCGTTGATTCGCTGAGTACCGATCTTCTTAGCCTCAACCTCATCTGGCCTGGAGAACGGAGGGCCGACCTTCCCCGCGGTGATCAGCTCGATCTCCTTGAAGATGGGGTCATCGTTAACCGCTATAGCAGGGTCGACCTCGAAGGCGTACAGATCGGCATGGACGTCGAGGATGCCTGTAATGGCGTCGTCGATCGCCTTCTTGATCCCATTGACCTCGTCATCCTTCAGACCGCGATGCTCTTTAAGCCGTTGGACTTCCTTGTGCAGGTCGCCAGCGGCCTCGCGGAACTTGTCGGAAAAGCCGCTGCCATGGCCGATGACCGTGGCCCGGTTACGCATGAACTCCAAGCCCACCTGATCTGGGATCCACAACCGGTCGCCCAGAGCACGCAGCGCGTCGAGAAACTCCGTTCGGGCAGTCCCGGTCAGTTTGTAGGTATCCAGAAGCGGGTTTGTGTCGAAGACGACCAAGCCACTGGTCAAGAGGATCCGCAAGTCGGCGTCGACCGGGGGGAAGTATCCCGGAAATGCAGTACGGAGAGATCTGCCGGCCTGCTTCTCGCTGGGGGGTTCGGTCGTGTTCTGACTCATAACAGACCAGGGTAGGGCTCGACTGGGGACGAGTGCTTCCATTTACCTCAGCCAAGGGCGCCGCCCCTGGGCATCGTCAGCGCGGACCTGTGCAAGGACTCTCGGCCCGGCGCATCGCACAACATTCGAGGCGCCCCCATTAACGCTAGCACCAGTGCTTGCGGCAAGATGGGAAGTGATCACACCTTGGGGAGAGTCATGAAGCAGATCGACAAGCAACTTCACGCCGAGATCGTCCGCCTGTACGGCGAGGGCAACAGCATCCGCGCCGTCGCGAAGGATGTCGAGCGCAGCTACGGATACGTCTACAAGACCCTCACCGAAGCCGGGGTGGCCCTCCGCCCGCGTGGCGGCAGCAAGAAGAAGGACATCCCCGCCGAAGTGCAATGAGCAGGTGAAACACAAAGAACGCCCCGTCATCCCGATGTCCGGGATGACGGGGCGTTCTTCATGCGATCAGCGACTACCGCTGAGAGTCCGGCAGATCCGGGCGCGGCGTGTGCCGCGCCTTCCAGCCGGCCAAGGCCGTCAGCGCGGTCGGCAGCAAGGGCAGGGTGATCATCTCCACCCAGTCAGGAAGGAACGAGATCAGCGACGCATCTGCAGCGACGGCCTGCAGGGCGGCAATACCGGCGATACCGGTCAGGTAGCTGACCAGCGTCATGGCCTTGACCTTGGCCTCGACCGGCTGCGTGTACGTGGGCTCGGGATCAGCGTGCATGTGCCCCTCCTCAAGGGACAGGCCCGCCACTGTGGCGGGACGAATCAGAAGACGCCAGCGGTATTGCTAGCATTAGGTGAGCGCGGCCTCCCAGCATGCGGCGTCCCAGATCAGGTCGTCGGCGCCCTTCGGGATCTTCTTGGCGGCCTTGAACGCCTCGATCTTGGCGATCAGGTCCGTGTCCTTCGGGTCGTACTTCGTGCTGTGCAGGTTCGCGGGCTCGTAGCCGCGAGCGAACAGCAGGCCGCGCAGGGTCTTGACGTGCCGGTGCTCGTCACCGGGCTTGAGGACGGGCAAGTTCTTCACCAGGGCCTCCGTGGTCAGAATCTTGGTCGGGATAGGCGGAACAGGCTTCGGGGTCGGAGAGGGCGGGCGAGGCGCGCCCTTCTTGATCCAGGCGTACAGAGGGCCGCCGGGACAATTCGTAGCGAATCCGTCCTTGTGTCCCTTGATCTCGTTGCCTGCGTTGCCCTCGGCGCGCAGGTACTCGATCGCGTCCCTGATGCCGTGCAGCAGGAGATCGTTCGGCTCGGTGAACCCCAGCGACCCGACGAGCGCGAGCACCGCGTAATGCCCCGTGTTCAGGCCCGCGCCGTTCGCGGCCGGCAGCGCGTGCAGTCCGCGGCCGACGAACACCTGTCGGTG
It includes:
- a CDS encoding PIN-like domain-containing protein, encoding MSQNTTEPPSEKQAGRSLRTAFPGYFPPVDADLRILLTSGLVVFDTNPLLDTYKLTGTARTEFLDALRALGDRLWIPDQVGLEFMRNRATVIGHGSGFSDKFREAAGDLHKEVQRLKEHRGLKDDEVNGIKKAIDDAITGILDVHADLYAFEVDPAIAVNDDPIFKEIELITAGKVGPPFSRPDEVEAKKIGTQRINDKIPPGYSDVRDKGVEGALGDYFMWEQTLIEAERRGLPVLLVTNENKEDWVRKEGSYTRGPRIELVNEMLARTGQTFHLMNVKSFLFHAGKYLRTHVSESTIEQAGSVQKQSEFHEFSFIERLLSNQLNLSRMARKLISTMSQEQRVALLRMVEGGEPYLVNAGHDFQHFMATLNTLGVDNIAITAVGDRFVIYNTAWTGNATKWAIGQDMLFGDDKLWEAMVNEETAQRAVSKRERLKNRLDGPDE
- a CDS encoding DUF402 domain-containing protein encodes the protein MTISTTALFSSGTTAIRRETYGGRVLTAAPHRVIHDTGDEIALACWPGIQSLVPTTWIDWLQTRNPAARDEALRAYAARRWELGHWTWRDTIWLAITGRDAFFSVNLYFSPDHSLNRWYVNFQRPYERTPEGIDTFDLALDLVADPDLSQWEWKDEDEYEQSRRMGIITDAEHHGVQEARDEVVAMIEDRRGVFGADWPNWRADPSWPVPALPADAMAEMTVSAAYRT
- a CDS encoding formylglycine-generating enzyme family protein; this translates as MTSYNPPPGMVAIPAGKVLIGAPAEHLDWLVDAQSYPRPWFADETPQHLQDVRSFLLDRHPVTNAAFAQFVQASGYLTAAEHRGFGLVYGGGYWEERAGASWRHPTGPASDLTGRWQHPVIHVARRDAEAYCAWAGKRLPTETEWEYAAHGPHWRPWPWGEVFDASRVNCAEHWAGRPIADLDDWRRWWKDYRDRHGEQPGTTPVGAFSPGGDSPFGISDMAGNVAEWTASTYQPYAAGVDCDPILQRAHGRSTTVRGGGWMHLRFQIRTTERIAGDAAYSTWSGGFRCAADLPTI
- a CDS encoding MoaD/ThiS family protein; translation: MPTIVIPAGWRTASGIKPEELQCAAQTVGQAVDWLVETWPELRPRVLSDSGRLASWINVYVDEADIRGLDGLDTPASPNSEIMFLPAMAGG
- a CDS encoding N-acetylmuramoyl-L-alanine amidase yields the protein MSIKLVSRRTWGAKTPTASYTRIPGTEGVKIHYTGGHVPPAIERDHEECGKLVRQVQTMHMAGAREQPYIDIGYSLICCPHRQVFVGRGLHALPAANGAGLNTGHYAVLALVGSLGFTEPNDLLLHGIRDAIEYLRAEGNAGNEIKGHKDGFATNCPGGPLYAWIKKGAPRPPSPTPKPVPPIPTKILTTEALVKNLPVLKPGDEHRHVKTLRGLLFARGYEPANLHSTKYDPKDTDLIAKIEAFKAAKKIPKGADDLIWDAACWEAALT
- a CDS encoding helix-turn-helix domain-containing protein translates to MKQIDKQLHAEIVRLYGEGNSIRAVAKDVERSYGYVYKTLTEAGVALRPRGGSKKKDIPAEVQ
- a CDS encoding NAD-dependent epimerase/dehydratase family protein produces the protein MHVIVTGGAGFIGSHIVDALIERGDTVTVVDNLSSGRIARLPADVDLRQVDITDPDAITSVVADTRPEVIVHLAAQIDVRTSVTDPAHDAAVNIGGTINLLEAARGVGAKLVYASTGGALYGQHAPLPTPEHTLPEPEAPYGTAKHCAEQYLGLFNRLYGTQHAALRMGNIYGPRQDPGGEAGVIGIFCGRIVATEPPTIFGDGKATRDYVYVADAVEAFLAAADSERGGVWNIGTGRETSVLELVEHVCRSAGYDIAPVFAPARAGELQHSALDVAAAERDLGWKATMPIKDGIPRVYEWVANGQPDRARR
- a CDS encoding NAD-dependent epimerase/dehydratase family protein, translating into MTSRHVLITGGAGFIGTHLCAVLLDRGDRVTALDDLSAGRLPAVDDLLTVDGFTLLRHDVTEPFLVSDRVDAVVHMATPNGPDAIRKRPIDTLRANSVGAINALEVARHHGARFVLVSTGDVYGDPLVHPQHETYRGNVDPGGPFSAYTEGKRFAEAAVTAYVSQHGLNAGVVRPANIYGPGMGATPGVVGTFITKALAGQTLKLQGGTQTRTFCYVDDFVSGLVAMIDTTEIGPINLGTTEEISIAELAELIVKTVGTGAIEITPGRDQDSARRCPDITRADELLGWKPQMPLAEGIERTVAWARAAHTG